One window from the genome of Salisaeta longa DSM 21114 encodes:
- a CDS encoding threonine aldolase family protein encodes MIDLRSDTVTRPSEGMRRAMATATVGDDVYGEDPTVNRLEAVVAERLGKEAALFVPSGVMANQIALHVLTRPGDEVIVEQGSHIFNYESGAPALLSGVQLRPVPGAGGRLSADDVTAALRPTGAVFPVTRLVCLENTANKAGGRIYTVDRIQRIANAARAHDLRLHLDGARLWNASVATGTPEHAFAAPFDTVWVALSKGLGAPVGSVLAGSADRMARARRVRKQLGGGMRQSGILAAAGLYALEHQYEQLATDHANARWLAERLADLPGVALDPATVETNIIICDVPGRDAAALAEQTAADDVHITPFGPETLRITLHRDVDRAMLKRAWPVLKTHLGRAA; translated from the coding sequence ATGATCGACCTCCGCAGCGACACCGTCACCCGCCCTTCTGAAGGGATGCGCCGTGCCATGGCCACCGCCACCGTGGGCGACGATGTGTACGGCGAAGACCCCACCGTCAACCGGTTGGAGGCCGTGGTTGCAGAGCGCCTCGGCAAGGAAGCTGCACTGTTTGTGCCCTCGGGCGTGATGGCCAACCAGATTGCGCTGCACGTGCTCACACGACCCGGCGACGAAGTGATTGTAGAGCAGGGCTCGCACATCTTCAACTACGAATCGGGGGCACCCGCGCTGCTCTCTGGCGTGCAGCTGCGGCCCGTACCCGGCGCCGGTGGCCGCCTGAGCGCCGACGACGTGACGGCCGCCCTTCGCCCCACGGGCGCCGTCTTTCCCGTCACGCGGCTTGTGTGCCTCGAAAACACGGCCAACAAGGCCGGCGGGCGCATCTACACGGTCGACCGTATCCAGCGCATTGCCAACGCTGCCCGCGCGCATGACCTGCGCCTGCACCTCGACGGGGCCCGCTTGTGGAACGCGAGCGTGGCGACGGGCACGCCCGAGCACGCGTTTGCTGCGCCGTTCGATACGGTGTGGGTCGCCCTCTCAAAGGGCCTCGGCGCGCCGGTGGGCTCGGTGCTGGCCGGCAGCGCCGACCGGATGGCGCGCGCCCGTCGCGTACGCAAACAACTCGGCGGCGGCATGCGGCAATCGGGCATTCTGGCCGCCGCCGGCCTCTACGCGCTGGAGCATCAGTACGAGCAGCTTGCCACCGATCATGCCAACGCCCGCTGGCTGGCCGAACGCCTGGCCGATCTGCCGGGCGTAGCGCTTGACCCCGCCACCGTAGAGACGAACATCATCATCTGCGACGTGCCGGGGCGTGATGCAGCGGCCCTGGCCGAGCAGACGGCGGCCGACGACGTGCACATCACGCCGTTTGGCCCCGAGACGCTGCGCATTACCCTGCACCGTGACGTCGACCGGGCGATGCTCAAGCGCGCCTGGCCCGTACTCAAAACGCACCTTGGCCGCGCGGCTTAA
- a CDS encoding riboflavin synthase, with product MFTGIIEEVGRIHAVQARDGGRRLTIAASFADALSVDESVSINGACQTVVRADADTFDVVSIEETLRKTTFGALEAGDAVNLERALQPGDRLDGHFVQGHVDGTGTVVDVTREGTDWLYTVEYPADKAAYLIPVGSVALDGISLTVARLTNETLTVAIIPHTYAHTTVAEWAAGTPVNIEFDMVGKYVVRALQTDRDRPDATALAQQWLDASA from the coding sequence ATGTTTACCGGAATTATCGAGGAGGTGGGGCGCATCCACGCGGTGCAAGCGCGTGATGGCGGCCGCCGCTTGACCATCGCAGCGTCGTTTGCCGATGCGCTCTCCGTTGACGAAAGCGTGTCGATTAACGGGGCCTGCCAGACGGTGGTGCGCGCCGATGCCGACACGTTTGACGTGGTGAGCATCGAGGAGACGCTCCGAAAAACAACGTTTGGTGCGCTGGAAGCGGGCGACGCGGTGAACCTCGAGCGCGCGCTGCAGCCGGGCGACCGCCTCGACGGCCACTTTGTACAGGGCCATGTAGACGGCACCGGCACCGTGGTGGACGTGACGCGCGAGGGCACCGACTGGCTTTACACCGTGGAGTATCCGGCCGATAAGGCCGCCTATCTCATCCCGGTGGGCTCGGTAGCGCTCGATGGCATCAGCCTAACCGTGGCCCGTCTTACGAACGAAACCCTCACGGTGGCCATCATCCCGCATACCTACGCGCACACGACCGTCGCGGAGTGGGCGGCGGGCACGCCGGTCAACATCGAGTTCGACATGGTGGGCAAGTACGTGGTACGCGCCCTGCAAACCGACCGCGACCGCCCCGACGCCACCGCGCTTGCGCAGCAGTGGCTCGACGCGTCGGCTTAA
- a CDS encoding sodium-dependent transporter, giving the protein MAASSNDQRFSSRLGLLLSVLGIAVGTGNIWRFPRIAATNAGEGGAGAFLVAWLVFLLVWSIPLIIAEYALGRKGRMGIVGTFAKVAGRRWAWMGAFVGLVATAIMFYYAVVCGWALFYFVEAVTNRLPLSTTAAQGVWDQFQSGGTPVLFHALAMLGGAWAVWKGVSSIERVNKVLIPTLFVILLAALGRTLTLDGAWEGLAFLFTPDWSTLARPEVWLEALTQNAWDTGAGWGLILTYGAYMQSRHGVVKNGLITGIGNNIVSLVSGMIIFGTVFAVLGSQMSRPEILSVMQQSGPAGTGLTFIWMPQLFQAMPLGRLFAMLFFLGLSFAAFSSLISMIELATRTAVDAGLNRSKAIAAVGGAGFVLGLPSALSTTVLANQDFVWGVALIISGAFVAFAVIRYGAARFRTEAIAQVPGDIDPGLLWQRLVGGAVPLQAVVLLSWWLYQAAAVYTDQWYNPLEPYSIATCLVQWGLALVLVVALNRWLAARTLGPARA; this is encoded by the coding sequence ATGGCTGCTTCTTCCAACGACCAGCGTTTTTCCTCGCGCCTCGGACTGCTCCTTAGCGTGCTGGGCATTGCCGTAGGTACGGGCAACATCTGGCGCTTCCCGCGCATTGCGGCGACCAACGCCGGCGAGGGCGGCGCGGGAGCCTTCTTGGTGGCGTGGCTGGTTTTCCTGCTGGTGTGGAGCATCCCGCTCATCATTGCCGAATACGCGCTGGGCCGCAAGGGCCGGATGGGCATCGTGGGCACGTTTGCGAAGGTGGCCGGGCGGCGCTGGGCCTGGATGGGCGCGTTTGTTGGACTCGTGGCTACCGCCATCATGTTCTACTACGCGGTGGTGTGCGGGTGGGCCCTCTTTTACTTTGTGGAAGCCGTCACCAACCGGCTGCCGCTATCCACGACGGCCGCGCAAGGCGTGTGGGATCAATTTCAGAGCGGCGGCACGCCGGTCCTATTCCATGCCCTGGCCATGCTCGGCGGCGCCTGGGCCGTGTGGAAAGGCGTTTCCTCGATTGAGCGCGTGAACAAAGTGCTCATCCCCACCCTGTTCGTCATCTTGCTGGCGGCGCTGGGCCGCACGCTCACGCTCGACGGGGCGTGGGAAGGCCTCGCGTTCCTGTTCACCCCGGATTGGTCAACACTCGCGCGCCCCGAGGTGTGGCTGGAGGCCCTCACCCAAAACGCGTGGGACACCGGCGCAGGCTGGGGCCTCATCCTCACGTACGGCGCCTACATGCAAAGCCGGCACGGCGTCGTGAAAAACGGCCTCATCACAGGCATCGGCAACAACATCGTATCGCTGGTCTCCGGGATGATCATCTTTGGGACGGTGTTCGCTGTGCTGGGCAGCCAGATGAGCCGGCCCGAGATTTTGTCCGTCATGCAGCAGAGCGGACCGGCCGGCACGGGGCTCACTTTTATCTGGATGCCACAACTCTTTCAGGCGATGCCGCTGGGCCGCCTGTTTGCAATGCTCTTTTTCTTGGGCCTCTCGTTTGCGGCCTTCAGCTCGCTCATCTCCATGATTGAGCTGGCCACGCGCACCGCCGTCGATGCCGGACTGAATCGCTCGAAAGCAATTGCCGCTGTGGGGGGCGCGGGCTTCGTGCTGGGCTTGCCTTCTGCCCTGAGCACCACGGTGCTGGCAAACCAGGACTTCGTGTGGGGCGTGGCGCTCATCATTTCGGGCGCGTTTGTGGCGTTTGCGGTTATTCGCTATGGCGCCGCGCGCTTCCGCACCGAAGCCATTGCGCAGGTCCCCGGCGACATCGATCCGGGGCTGCTCTGGCAGCGCCTGGTCGGCGGCGCGGTGCCCCTGCAAGCCGTGGTGCTCCTGAGCTGGTGGCTGTATCAGGCCGCGGCCGTGTACACCGATCAGTGGTACAACCCGCTGGAGCCCTACAGCATTGCCACCTGCTTGGTGCAATGGGGCCTTGCGCTGGTGTTGGTGGTGGCGCTGAACCGCTGGCTTGCGGCGCGCACCCTCGGCCCGGCGCGCGCTTGA
- a CDS encoding tRNA (mnm(5)s(2)U34)-methyltransferase, with protein MPFRSILDQAHHLLHEAAAAAPPDNRWGVDATVGNGHDTAFLAETLGPNGHVIGFDVQKAALEATTRRLANRQLADRVTLHHVGHEHMAAHLPADAHHALCAVAFNLGYLPRHDHAIITRPATTVAALQAAAAHLRIGGRISVVCYTGHAGGPDEAAAVQSWAAALPPDAFEVLDYRFVNQRHAPPRLVVVERISS; from the coding sequence ATGCCCTTTCGTTCCATTCTGGATCAGGCCCACCACCTGCTGCACGAAGCCGCGGCGGCCGCGCCACCCGACAACCGGTGGGGCGTGGATGCCACCGTGGGCAACGGCCACGACACCGCCTTCCTGGCCGAAACCCTGGGCCCCAACGGCCACGTCATTGGGTTTGATGTGCAAAAGGCCGCACTCGAAGCCACCACGCGCCGCCTGGCCAACCGGCAGCTGGCCGACCGCGTGACCCTGCACCATGTGGGGCACGAGCACATGGCCGCGCACCTCCCCGCCGACGCCCACCATGCCCTGTGCGCCGTAGCCTTTAACCTGGGCTACCTGCCGCGGCACGACCATGCCATCATCACGCGGCCCGCCACCACCGTGGCGGCGCTCCAGGCCGCGGCCGCACACCTGCGCATTGGCGGACGCATCAGCGTGGTGTGCTACACCGGGCACGCCGGCGGCCCCGACGAAGCGGCTGCCGTGCAATCGTGGGCCGCGGCCCTTCCGCCCGACGCCTTCGAGGTCTTGGATTACCGGTTCGTGAACCAGCGCCACGCGCCGCCCCGCCTCGTTGTTGTGGAACGCATCTCCTCGTGA